One segment of Streptomyces sp. TG1A-8 DNA contains the following:
- a CDS encoding WhiB family transcriptional regulator — MDNWREHAACRHEDPDLFFPIGTTGPAQVQAQQAKAVCGRCPVREQCLDWALDTGQTIGVWGGTTETERRTLRRRASSRPRSG, encoded by the coding sequence ATGGACAACTGGCGCGAACATGCCGCGTGCCGTCATGAGGATCCCGACCTGTTCTTCCCCATCGGCACCACCGGGCCGGCGCAGGTCCAGGCCCAGCAGGCCAAGGCGGTGTGCGGACGCTGTCCGGTACGTGAGCAGTGCCTGGACTGGGCGCTGGACACGGGGCAGACCATCGGTGTCTGGGGCGGGACGACCGAGACGGAACGGCGGACGCTGCGGCGTCGCGCCAGCTCGCGTCCGCGCTCGGGCTGA
- a CDS encoding DUF5133 domain-containing protein, with product MLKPHPATLRTLVEAYETLLAEETLAGVAEPSPRLRDLAYTLCVSTGTREVTDALDTAHAHLAATTPAHRSAPPVTAVRPRRATAVRRTGPVVAAGLAASADATD from the coding sequence ATGCTCAAGCCGCACCCCGCCACCCTGCGCACACTCGTCGAGGCCTACGAGACGCTGCTCGCCGAGGAGACGCTCGCCGGAGTGGCGGAGCCCAGCCCCCGCCTGCGCGACCTGGCCTACACCCTGTGCGTGTCCACCGGCACCCGCGAGGTGACGGACGCCCTGGACACCGCCCACGCCCACCTCGCCGCGACCACGCCGGCGCACCGGTCCGCGCCGCCGGTCACCGCGGTCCGGCCCCGGCGCGCCACGGCCGTGCGGCGGACCGGGCCCGTCGTCGCCGCGGGCCTCGCCGCGTCGGCCGACGCGACGGACTGA
- a CDS encoding DUF6098 family protein has translation MSAPQGLPVVSGLADLARLVERRQGLYVRWSKGPGTDLGKVSSTDELTGVPMPGLSANPLDVEEWWEGRSVELWVARRLYDYAHLPHEKGPGVRPWVLRGRETGRGPDNEPLVVDVEPVCWIADEVIRAARAAVARQERDWGTLRRSGR, from the coding sequence ATGAGTGCACCGCAGGGCCTGCCCGTCGTGTCCGGGCTCGCCGATCTGGCCCGCTTGGTGGAGCGGCGGCAAGGGCTGTACGTGCGCTGGTCCAAGGGGCCCGGGACCGACCTCGGCAAGGTGTCCAGCACGGACGAGCTCACCGGCGTCCCCATGCCGGGGCTGTCCGCCAACCCCCTCGACGTCGAGGAGTGGTGGGAGGGCCGGTCCGTGGAACTGTGGGTGGCCCGCCGTCTGTACGACTACGCGCACCTGCCGCACGAGAAGGGCCCCGGCGTGCGTCCCTGGGTCCTGCGCGGGCGCGAGACGGGCCGGGGCCCCGACAACGAGCCGCTCGTGGTGGACGTGGAGCCGGTGTGCTGGATCGCGGACGAGGTGATCCGCGCGGCCCGGGCGGCGGTGGCCCGGCAGGAACGCGACTGGGGGACCCTGCGCCGTTCCGGCCGCTGA
- a CDS encoding FAD-binding dehydrogenase, whose protein sequence is MDADAIIVGAGLAGLVAAHELTSRGRRVALVDQENAANLGGQAYWSFGGLFLVDSPEQRRLGVKDSFDLAWNDWQGSAGFDRTEDEDSWAVRWARAYVEFAAGEKRSWLRGHGIELLPTVGWAERGDLRAGGHGNSVPRFHIAWGTGTGVVGPFVRRARQAARDGLLTFHHRHRVDELVVEGGTVRGVRGTVLVPDDAPRGAASSRERAGDFELTAQAVIVTSGGIGADHDIVRRHWPERLGTPPAEMVTGVPAYVDGRMLDISAGAGVRLVNRDRMWHYTEGLRNWDPVWAGHGIRILPGPSSLWLDALGRRLPDPCLPGYDTLGTLKHLRTTEDIAGYDHSWFILNRKIIEKEFALSGSEQNPDITAKDRKAVLRDRLLGKGAPAPVRAFLDKGADFVTASTPERLVDRMNGLTDEPLLDPAAVRRQIEARDLQIANPYSKDSQIQGIRNARRYIGDRLGRVAAPHRILDPAAGPLIGVRLHILTRKTLGGIQTDLDSRALGTDGRPVAGLYAAGEVAGFGGGGVHGYNALEGTFLGGCLFSGRAAGRAAARQTG, encoded by the coding sequence ATGGACGCGGACGCCATCATCGTCGGAGCGGGTCTCGCCGGCCTGGTCGCGGCCCACGAACTCACCAGCCGGGGCCGGCGGGTGGCCCTGGTCGACCAGGAGAACGCCGCCAACCTCGGCGGCCAGGCGTACTGGTCCTTCGGCGGGCTCTTCCTCGTCGACTCCCCGGAGCAGCGCCGCCTGGGCGTCAAGGACTCCTTCGACCTCGCCTGGAACGACTGGCAGGGCAGCGCCGGCTTCGACCGGACCGAGGACGAGGACTCCTGGGCGGTGCGCTGGGCGCGCGCCTACGTCGAGTTCGCGGCCGGCGAGAAGCGGTCCTGGCTGCGCGGCCACGGCATCGAGCTGCTGCCCACCGTCGGCTGGGCCGAGCGCGGCGACCTGCGGGCGGGCGGGCACGGCAACTCCGTGCCCCGCTTCCACATCGCCTGGGGCACCGGCACCGGCGTGGTCGGCCCCTTCGTGCGCCGCGCCCGCCAGGCCGCCCGGGACGGGCTGCTCACCTTCCACCACCGCCACCGCGTGGACGAGCTGGTCGTCGAGGGCGGCACGGTGCGCGGGGTGCGCGGCACCGTCCTCGTCCCCGACGACGCGCCGCGCGGCGCCGCCTCCAGCCGCGAGCGCGCCGGCGACTTCGAACTCACCGCCCAGGCGGTGATCGTCACCAGCGGCGGGATCGGCGCCGACCACGACATCGTCCGCCGCCACTGGCCCGAGCGGCTCGGCACGCCCCCCGCCGAGATGGTCACCGGCGTTCCCGCCTACGTCGACGGCCGCATGCTCGACATCAGCGCCGGGGCCGGCGTGCGCCTGGTCAACCGGGACCGCATGTGGCACTACACCGAGGGCCTGCGGAACTGGGACCCCGTCTGGGCCGGGCACGGCATCCGCATCCTGCCCGGACCGTCCTCCCTGTGGCTGGACGCCCTCGGCCGCCGCCTGCCCGACCCGTGCCTGCCCGGCTACGACACCCTCGGAACCCTCAAGCACCTGCGCACCACCGAGGACATCGCCGGGTACGACCACTCCTGGTTCATCCTCAACCGGAAGATCATCGAGAAGGAGTTCGCGCTCTCCGGCTCCGAGCAGAACCCCGACATCACGGCCAAGGACCGCAAGGCCGTGCTGCGCGACCGGCTGCTCGGCAAGGGGGCTCCCGCGCCGGTGCGGGCCTTCCTCGACAAGGGCGCGGACTTCGTCACCGCGTCCACCCCGGAACGCCTGGTGGACAGGATGAACGGCCTGACGGACGAGCCGCTGCTGGACCCGGCCGCGGTGCGCCGCCAGATCGAGGCCCGCGACCTGCAGATCGCCAACCCGTACAGCAAGGACTCTCAGATCCAGGGCATCCGCAACGCCCGCCGCTACATCGGCGACCGCCTCGGCCGGGTCGCCGCCCCGCACCGCATCCTCGACCCGGCCGCCGGCCCCCTGATCGGCGTCCGGCTGCACATCCTGACCCGCAAGACCCTCGGCGGCATCCAGACCGACCTCGACTCCCGCGCCCTGGGCACCGACGGCAGGCCCGTCGCCGGGCTGTACGCGGCGGGCGAGGTGGCCGGGTTCGGCGGCGGCGGCGTCCACGGCTACAACGCCCTGGAGGGCACCTTCCTCGGGGGCTGCCTGTTCTCGGGCCGGGCGGCGGGCCGGGCGGCGGCGCGGCAGACGGGCTGA
- a CDS encoding ATP-binding protein: protein MCEHQRAGAAADAREPCRTLSWRPADARRAVEHEVAEHCTACAIPCGAQALEDALLVASELTTNAILHGGGITGFDVDVDPGGVRVSVCDRSDDVPVAAAPVDERGRFRPGGRGWPIVCRLARDVRVAGLPCGGKRITAVVPLR, encoded by the coding sequence ATGTGCGAGCACCAACGGGCCGGCGCGGCGGCGGACGCTCGCGAGCCGTGCCGGACGCTGTCGTGGCGGCCCGCCGACGCGCGCAGGGCGGTCGAGCACGAGGTGGCCGAGCACTGTACCGCCTGTGCCATTCCCTGCGGCGCGCAGGCGCTGGAGGACGCCCTGCTGGTCGCCTCTGAGCTCACCACCAACGCCATCCTGCACGGCGGCGGGATCACCGGCTTCGACGTCGACGTGGACCCCGGCGGCGTCCGCGTGTCGGTGTGCGACCGCAGTGACGACGTGCCGGTGGCCGCCGCCCCCGTGGACGAGCGGGGCCGCTTCCGGCCCGGTGGGCGCGGCTGGCCCATCGTGTGCCGGCTGGCCCGGGACGTCAGGGTGGCCGGCCTGCCCTGCGGCGGCAAACGGATCACGGCCGTCGTGCCGCTGCGCTGA
- a CDS encoding DUF488 domain-containing protein, with the protein MSVRVRRIYDPPEPDDGLRVLVDRLWPRGLSKEEARVDEWPKGLAPSTGLRRWFHGAEGSYGEFRRRYRAELAAARAAEPLDGLRASARRGRVTLLTASRTPGRSHASVLAELLRGTG; encoded by the coding sequence GTGAGCGTGCGCGTGCGCCGGATCTACGACCCGCCCGAACCGGACGACGGACTGCGCGTGCTGGTGGACCGGCTCTGGCCGCGCGGGCTGTCCAAGGAGGAGGCCCGGGTGGACGAGTGGCCGAAGGGGCTCGCGCCGTCGACCGGACTGCGCAGGTGGTTCCACGGTGCGGAGGGCTCCTACGGGGAGTTCCGGCGCCGCTACCGGGCCGAACTGGCCGCTGCGCGGGCCGCCGAACCGCTCGACGGCCTGCGGGCCTCGGCGCGCCGGGGCCGGGTGACCCTGCTGACGGCGTCCAGGACGCCCGGGCGCAGCCACGCCTCGGTGCTGGCGGAACTGCTGCGGGGCACGGGCTGA
- a CDS encoding LysR family transcriptional regulator ArgP, with amino-acid sequence MPELPLDQVRTLLTVVDEGTFDAAAAVLHVTPSAVSQRIRALEQRTGRVLLQRTKPVRPTESGAVLVRYARQLARLEREARGELGLSGAGEPTRVSVAVNADSLATWFLGALTRVPGLCFELHREDEDHTAALLREGLVMAAVTSSPGPVPGCSVRPLGRMRYLPVAAPGFAERYLDGPLRDVLTGAPVVVFDRKDDFQDGFVRRLGRDGAGPLRHQVPTSEGFVEAVAAGLGWGLVPEAQARPLLRAGRLVPLAPRLWTDLSLYWQQWKLDSPALAAVAEAVAVTAAGALRR; translated from the coding sequence ATGCCGGAGCTTCCCCTGGACCAGGTCCGCACACTGCTCACCGTGGTGGACGAAGGCACGTTCGACGCGGCGGCGGCGGTCCTCCACGTCACGCCGTCGGCGGTCAGCCAGCGGATCAGGGCGCTGGAGCAGCGCACCGGCCGGGTGCTGCTGCAGCGCACCAAGCCGGTGCGGCCCACCGAGTCCGGCGCGGTCCTGGTGCGCTACGCCCGGCAGCTGGCCCGGCTGGAACGGGAGGCGCGCGGGGAGCTCGGGCTGAGCGGCGCCGGGGAGCCGACGCGGGTGTCGGTGGCGGTGAACGCGGACTCGCTGGCGACCTGGTTCCTCGGGGCGCTGACCCGGGTGCCGGGACTCTGCTTCGAACTGCACCGGGAGGACGAGGACCACACGGCGGCGCTGCTGCGGGAGGGGCTGGTGATGGCGGCGGTGACCTCCTCCCCCGGCCCGGTGCCCGGCTGCTCGGTCCGTCCGCTCGGCCGGATGCGCTACCTGCCGGTGGCCGCGCCCGGGTTCGCCGAGCGGTACCTGGACGGGCCCCTGCGGGACGTCCTGACCGGGGCTCCGGTCGTGGTCTTCGACCGCAAGGACGACTTCCAGGACGGCTTCGTACGGCGGCTGGGCCGTGACGGCGCCGGCCCGCTGCGGCACCAGGTGCCCACCTCGGAGGGGTTCGTGGAGGCGGTGGCCGCGGGGCTCGGCTGGGGCCTGGTCCCCGAGGCCCAGGCCCGCCCGCTGCTGCGCGCCGGCCGGCTCGTGCCCCTCGCCCCTCGCCTGTGGACCGACCTCTCGCTGTACTGGCAGCAGTGGAAACTCGACTCCCCCGCGCTGGCGGCCGTGGCCGAGGCGGTGGCGGTCACGGCCGCCGGGGCCCTGCGCCGCTGA
- a CDS encoding RNA polymerase sigma factor SigF → MLTDMSTNRPGTPDRTAPAASPRRTHDDAPDTATLFARMAELEDGPEREAVRDKLVTAWLPMAHRIAGRFRDRGESVEDLRQVAALGLVKAIDRFDPSRGAFESYAVPTITGEVKRHFRDRMWALRVPRRVQELRNRVRVARRELTQNPGSPEPTAADIAAHTGLTEEEVAAGLEALESFSTLSLDAELAGGDDGYSLADTLGAADSSFDTVVDREAAKEGLRRLPERERAILYMRFFEDMTQSRIADRLGISQMHVSRLISRSCARVRDEVLGQRPGGGRTAP, encoded by the coding sequence ATGCTGACCGACATGTCGACAAACCGTCCCGGCACGCCTGACCGCACCGCCCCCGCCGCCTCCCCGCGGCGGACGCACGACGACGCCCCCGACACCGCGACGCTCTTCGCGCGGATGGCGGAACTGGAGGACGGCCCGGAACGGGAAGCCGTGCGCGACAAGCTGGTGACGGCCTGGCTGCCCATGGCCCACCGGATCGCCGGCCGCTTCCGCGACCGCGGGGAGTCGGTGGAGGATCTGCGGCAGGTGGCCGCCCTCGGACTGGTCAAGGCCATCGACCGGTTCGACCCCTCCCGCGGCGCCTTCGAGAGTTATGCCGTGCCCACCATCACCGGTGAGGTCAAGCGGCACTTCCGGGACCGCATGTGGGCCCTCCGGGTGCCCCGCCGCGTCCAGGAACTGCGCAACCGCGTCCGCGTGGCCCGCCGTGAACTGACGCAGAACCCCGGCTCCCCCGAACCCACCGCCGCCGACATCGCGGCCCACACCGGCCTCACCGAGGAGGAGGTCGCCGCGGGCCTGGAGGCGCTGGAGAGCTTCAGCACCCTCTCCCTGGACGCCGAGCTGGCCGGCGGCGACGACGGCTACAGCCTCGCCGACACTCTCGGTGCCGCCGACTCCTCGTTCGACACCGTCGTGGACCGCGAGGCCGCGAAGGAGGGTCTGCGCCGGCTGCCCGAGCGGGAGCGGGCCATCCTCTACATGCGCTTCTTCGAGGACATGACGCAGAGCCGGATCGCCGACCGGCTCGGCATCTCCCAGATGCACGTCTCCCGCCTCATCAGCCGCAGCTGCGCCCGCGTCCGCGACGAGGTGCTCGGCCAGCGGCCCGGCGGCGGCCGTACCGCCCCCTGA
- a CDS encoding M1 family metallopeptidase, translated as MTPPPRQPARRRTTVPRREAVLAAVPVAVAALLGAAGPTATGTTGAPGAGDPYFPLSGNGGYHVSHYDLTLRYDTASRHLDGKAVLTARATQRLGRFDLDLEGLEVTGVTVDRTAARFRRNGQELVVTPRHTLGAGREFRVTVAYAGTPTPVTDPDGSADGWIPTDDGAFVAGEPQGAMTWFPANGHPGDKASYDITITVPEGRTAVANGVLRGRHTAHGRTTFRWHQAEPMAAYLATATVGRFRTESYTTADGIRVYNAVDAREAAAAAPVLKKLPSVLAWESGLFGPYPFRAAGSVVDHAPDVGYALETQTRPVYDSAPDLGTLVHENAHQWFGDSVSLTSWQDIWLNEGFATYAEWLYSEQHGGDSAQKTFDALYARPADDGLWAYPPADPGSGARIFGTPVYARGAMALHELRTAVGDRTFFRVLRAWAAGHRAGHGTTAQFVRLAERRSGKDLTGLFRTWLRTKGKPGGA; from the coding sequence GTGACGCCACCGCCCCGGCAGCCCGCCCGACGACGCACCACCGTCCCGCGCCGCGAGGCCGTCCTCGCCGCCGTCCCCGTCGCCGTCGCGGCACTGCTCGGGGCCGCGGGGCCCACGGCGACCGGCACCACCGGCGCGCCCGGCGCCGGCGACCCCTACTTCCCGCTCAGCGGCAACGGCGGCTACCACGTGAGCCACTACGACCTGACGCTCCGTTACGACACCGCCTCCCGGCACCTGGACGGCAAGGCCGTCCTCACCGCCCGCGCCACCCAGCGGCTCGGCCGCTTCGACCTCGACCTCGAGGGCCTGGAGGTCACCGGCGTCACCGTCGACCGCACCGCCGCCCGCTTCCGCCGCAACGGCCAGGAACTCGTCGTCACCCCCCGCCACACCCTGGGCGCGGGCCGGGAGTTCCGCGTCACCGTCGCCTACGCGGGCACCCCGACGCCGGTCACCGACCCGGACGGCTCGGCCGACGGCTGGATCCCCACCGACGACGGGGCGTTCGTCGCCGGGGAGCCGCAGGGCGCGATGACCTGGTTCCCGGCGAACGGCCACCCCGGGGACAAGGCGTCGTACGACATCACCATCACCGTCCCCGAGGGCCGCACCGCCGTGGCCAACGGTGTCCTGCGCGGGCGGCACACCGCGCACGGCCGCACCACCTTCCGCTGGCACCAGGCCGAACCGATGGCCGCCTACCTGGCCACCGCCACCGTCGGCAGGTTCCGGACGGAGTCCTACACCACCGCCGACGGCATCCGGGTCTACAACGCCGTCGACGCGCGGGAGGCGGCCGCCGCGGCCCCGGTGCTGAAGAAGCTGCCCTCCGTCCTCGCCTGGGAGAGCGGGCTGTTCGGCCCGTACCCGTTCCGCGCCGCCGGGTCGGTCGTCGACCACGCCCCGGACGTCGGCTACGCCCTGGAGACCCAGACCCGGCCCGTCTACGACTCCGCGCCCGACCTCGGCACCCTCGTCCACGAGAACGCCCACCAGTGGTTCGGCGACTCCGTCTCGCTGACCTCCTGGCAGGACATCTGGCTCAACGAGGGCTTCGCGACCTACGCCGAGTGGCTGTACAGCGAGCAGCACGGCGGTGACAGCGCCCAGAAGACCTTCGACGCCCTCTACGCCCGCCCCGCGGACGACGGGTTGTGGGCCTACCCGCCCGCCGACCCGGGCAGCGGCGCCCGTATCTTCGGCACCCCCGTCTACGCCCGCGGCGCCATGGCCCTGCACGAGCTGCGCACGGCCGTCGGCGACCGGACCTTCTTCCGCGTCCTGCGGGCCTGGGCGGCCGGACACCGCGCCGGGCACGGTACGACGGCCCAGTTCGTGCGGCTCGCCGAACGGCGGTCGGGAAAGGACTTGACGGGGCTGTTCCGCACCTGGCTCCGCACCAAGGGCAAGCCGGGCGGCGCCTGA
- a CDS encoding MFS transporter, whose amino-acid sequence MYRATRDPVDTSESSTAPGTGDAEAPDPPRHGWRRWAMDTRPLQIPAFRRLWSSTIVTAVGSQLTAVAVPKQIYDITHSSAWVGYASLAGLVPMVVFALWGGAVADTVDRRKLLLVTNCGIAVTSLLFWAQAAAGLDSVVVLMVLLAAQQAFFGLNAPARNASIARLVPAGQLPAANALGSTVMQTGLVAGPLLAGVLIPVIGLPELYLIDALALCVTVWAVFRLPALPPLGEGPARRAGVREIAAGFRYISGRKVLLLSFLADIVAMVFGMPRALFPQLAAQTYASWGEGLALGVLFAGIPVGAVLGGLFSGVFSRARRHGWMVIGAVVGWGAAIAGFGLSGNLWAALFFLAAAGVADMISMVFRGAILLSAATDEMRGRMQGVFTVVVAGGPRLADVLHGTAGSAFGPRAAVAGGGALVVVVMLALAFAVPALRRYRI is encoded by the coding sequence ATGTATCGAGCAACCAGGGATCCCGTGGACACGAGCGAGAGCAGTACCGCCCCCGGCACCGGCGACGCCGAGGCACCGGACCCGCCCCGGCACGGCTGGCGGCGCTGGGCGATGGACACCCGCCCGCTGCAGATCCCCGCCTTCCGCCGCCTGTGGTCCTCCACGATCGTCACCGCCGTCGGCAGCCAGCTCACCGCCGTCGCCGTCCCCAAGCAGATCTACGACATCACCCACTCCTCGGCCTGGGTCGGCTACGCCAGCCTCGCCGGACTGGTGCCGATGGTGGTGTTCGCGCTGTGGGGCGGGGCGGTCGCCGACACGGTGGACCGGCGCAAGCTGCTCCTGGTCACCAACTGCGGCATCGCGGTGACCTCGCTGCTCTTCTGGGCCCAGGCCGCCGCCGGCCTCGACTCCGTCGTCGTGCTGATGGTGCTGCTCGCCGCGCAGCAGGCCTTCTTCGGCCTGAACGCCCCGGCCCGCAACGCCTCCATCGCCCGCCTGGTCCCGGCCGGACAGCTGCCCGCCGCGAACGCGCTCGGCTCGACGGTGATGCAGACCGGCTTGGTGGCGGGGCCGCTGCTGGCCGGCGTGCTCATCCCCGTCATCGGGTTGCCGGAGCTGTACCTGATCGACGCCCTGGCCCTGTGCGTGACGGTGTGGGCGGTGTTCCGGCTGCCCGCCCTGCCGCCGCTCGGCGAGGGGCCCGCCCGCCGGGCCGGGGTCCGGGAGATCGCGGCCGGGTTCCGCTACATCTCCGGGCGCAAGGTGCTGTTGCTGTCCTTCCTCGCCGACATCGTCGCCATGGTGTTCGGCATGCCCCGCGCCCTGTTCCCGCAGTTGGCCGCGCAGACCTACGCCTCCTGGGGCGAGGGGCTCGCGCTCGGCGTGCTGTTCGCCGGCATCCCGGTGGGCGCGGTGCTCGGCGGCCTGTTCTCCGGTGTCTTCTCGCGGGCGCGGCGGCACGGCTGGATGGTCATCGGCGCGGTCGTCGGCTGGGGCGCGGCCATCGCCGGCTTCGGTCTGAGCGGGAACCTCTGGGCGGCCCTGTTCTTCCTCGCCGCCGCCGGGGTGGCCGACATGATCTCCATGGTCTTCCGCGGGGCGATCCTGCTGTCCGCCGCGACCGACGAGATGCGCGGCCGGATGCAGGGCGTGTTCACGGTGGTCGTCGCGGGCGGCCCGCGCCTGGCCGACGTGCTGCACGGCACCGCGGGCTCGGCGTTCGGACCCCGTGCCGCCGTGGCGGGCGGCGGAGCGCTGGTGGTCGTGGTGATGCTGGCGCTGGCCTTCGCGGTCCCGGCGCTGCGCCGGTACCGGATCTGA
- a CDS encoding cyclic nucleotide-binding domain-containing protein — translation MTQAIKLLTALPQAQRERLMELAEEVSFAEDARIFESGGTADRFWVIRSGAVSLDQEVTTRQRLTVATLGAGDLLGWSWLFPPYRWDFGAVAFSNVRAYEFDGPSVLALCVEDPLLGLSLVRTVAEILAHRLEATRGKLMDQYALRRRGPL, via the coding sequence ATGACCCAAGCCATCAAACTGCTGACCGCCCTCCCCCAGGCGCAGCGCGAGCGCCTCATGGAACTGGCCGAGGAGGTCTCCTTCGCGGAGGACGCCCGGATCTTCGAGTCGGGCGGCACCGCCGACCGCTTCTGGGTGATCCGCTCGGGCGCCGTCTCCCTCGACCAGGAGGTCACCACACGGCAGCGGCTCACGGTGGCCACCCTCGGGGCGGGGGACCTGCTCGGCTGGTCCTGGCTGTTCCCGCCGTACCGGTGGGACTTCGGGGCGGTGGCCTTCAGCAACGTACGGGCCTACGAGTTCGACGGGCCGTCGGTGCTCGCGCTGTGCGTGGAGGACCCGCTGCTCGGCCTGTCCCTGGTGCGGACGGTCGCCGAGATCCTCGCCCACCGGCTGGAGGCGACCCGCGGCAAACTGATGGACCAGTACGCGCTGCGCCGCCGCGGGCCGCTGTAG
- a CDS encoding LysE/ArgO family amino acid transporter: MNHALTATAAGFGTGLSLIVAIGAQNAFVLRQGVRRDAVLAVVGICALSDAVLIALGVGGVGAVVTAWPGAVRVVGIVGGAFLLCYGALAVRRVLRPGAGLRAQGEASGSRRRAVLTCLAMTWLNPHVYLDTVFLLGSLAADRGPLRWTFGLGAALASLCWFAALGFGARLLGRVLAGPTAWRVLDGLVAATMLGLGGMLVAGS, encoded by the coding sequence ATGAACCACGCCCTGACCGCCACGGCCGCCGGCTTCGGCACCGGCCTGTCCCTGATCGTCGCCATCGGCGCCCAGAACGCCTTCGTCCTGCGGCAGGGGGTGCGCCGCGACGCCGTCCTCGCCGTCGTCGGCATCTGCGCCCTGTCCGACGCGGTGCTCATCGCGCTGGGCGTCGGCGGGGTCGGCGCGGTGGTGACCGCCTGGCCCGGCGCGGTGCGGGTGGTCGGGATCGTCGGCGGTGCGTTCCTGCTGTGCTACGGCGCCCTCGCCGTGCGCCGGGTCCTCAGGCCCGGCGCCGGCCTGCGCGCACAGGGCGAGGCGTCGGGCTCGCGCAGGAGGGCGGTCCTCACCTGCCTGGCGATGACCTGGCTCAACCCGCACGTCTACCTGGACACGGTGTTCCTGCTCGGTTCCCTCGCCGCCGACCGCGGCCCGCTGCGCTGGACCTTCGGGCTCGGCGCCGCGCTCGCGAGCCTGTGCTGGTTCGCGGCCCTCGGCTTCGGCGCCCGGCTGCTCGGCCGGGTGCTGGCCGGACCCACCGCCTGGCGGGTCCTGGACGGCCTCGTCGCCGCCACCATGCTCGGCCTCGGCGGCATGCTCGTCGCCGGATCCTGA